The sequence GCGTCCTCGCTTGTTCTATATCACATTAGCGATTTTCACCATACTACTCGCGTACGAAAAAACGCCGAAGCGCACATGGATTTGGCTGTTTTTCGTCAACATCTATCCGTTCATCATTGCTGGTCTTTTATACGGTGGTATATTCGGATTGGAAGTGGTCGAAACGCACAAATGGGGCGGCTTACTCGTTACTTTAATCATCGCGTTAGTCGGTATTGTGGTCTCTCTTCCCATTGGTGTCGCGCTGTCACTGGGTCGACGTTCAGATATGCCAATCATCCGAAGTATCTGTACCATCTACATAGAAGTATGGCGCGGTGTGCCACTGATTACCGTGCTGTTTATGGCATCAGTCATGCTACCTCTATTCCTGTCAGAAGGTTCTGAAACTGACAAGCTTATCCGCGCCCTTATCGGTGTCGTGATGTTCAGTTCAGCCTACATGGCGGAGGTAGTGCGCGGTGGTCTGCAAGCGATTCCAAAAGGCCAGTACGAGGCTGCGGATGCTCTCGGCCTAAGTTATTGGAAAAAGATGGGGCTTATCATCTTACCTCAAGCATTGAAGATAACGATTCCATCCATTGTGAACACCTTTATTGGCCTGTTCAAAGACACCAGCTTGGTCCTTATCATCGGTATGTTTGACGTACTGGGTATTGGTCAAGCTGCAAATACCGACCCTGAATGGCTTGGATTTGCAACGGAAAGCTATGTTTTTGTCGCGTTAGTGTTCTGGGTATTTTGTTTTGGTATGTCCAGATATTCCATTTGGCTAGAAAACAAACTGAATACCGGTCACAAACGATAAATTAGAGAACTCAAGGACGTATTATGACGCAACAACAAGATTACATGATCCAAATTCAGGATATGAATAAGTGGTACGGTCAGTTCCACGTATTAAAGAACATCAATTTAAACGTTAAGAAAGGCGAAAAGATTGTTATTTGTGGCCCATCAGGTTCAGGTAAATCGACAATGATTCGCTGCATCAACCGTTTGGAAGAGCATCAAAAAGGACATATTTTCGTTTCCGGTAATGAATTGACGGAAGACTTAAAGAACATCGAAGCCGTGCGCCGAGAAGTTGGCATGTGCTTCCAACACTTTAACCTGTTCCCTCACCTAACGGTGTTAGAAAACTGCACGTTGGCACCTATTTGGGTAAAGAAGATGCCAAAAGACAAGGCGGAAGAAGTCGCGATGAAGTATCTAGAACGCGTTAAAATTCCAGATCAGGCGAACAAGTACCCAGGGCAGCTTTCTGGTGGCCAGCAACAGCGTGTAGCGATCGCCCGCTCACTTTGTATGAACCCACAAGTCATGTTGTTTGATGAACCAACCTCCGCACTCGACCCAGAAATGGTGCGCGAAGTGCTTGACGTTATGGTTGAGCTAGCCGAAGAAGGGATGACCATGCTTTGTGTTACTCACGAAATGGGTTTTGCAAAAGAAGTAGCAGACAGAGTTATCTTTATGGATGCTGGTGAAATCATTGAAGAGAACAACCCTGTCGACTTCTTTGAAAACCCACAATCAGACCGCACGCAGAACTTCTTGTCTCAAATTCTCAGCCACTAAGGTATGCTCAGTTAAGTATTCGGAGGCGGCTTAGGTCGCCTCATTTATTTGTGTTATATTGTGTTACATCTTTCAACATACTTAACATTCTAATTCTATTATTATTTTAAGAACTGAAAAACGTTAGGGGGCTTGATCTTTTGATCATTCAACCTCATAAATGTATTCATAAACATAAAACCCTTACGAGGAAGATCATGAATAGTCCTATGTTTACCCGCTCAACAAGTGCACATAATGTACTTGAGATAAACAAAACGCTTAAAAATACGTATTTCCTATTGTCTATGACACTAGTAACCAGTGCTATCGCTGCAGTTGCTACCATGGCAATGGGCATTTCTTCAATCATGGCGCTGGTTATGCAGCTAGCGGCTATCGGCATTCTGTTTTTTGCTTTGCCTCGCAGCATTAACTCTTCAATGGGTATTGTTTGGACATTTGTCTTCACTACTCTGATGGGTGGTGCGTTAGGTCCAATGCTGAACTACTACGCGTCTATCCCAAGCGGCCCGTCAATTATCGCGCAAGCACTTGGTTTAACAGGTATGGTATTCCTAGGCTTATCTGCTTACACAATCAGCAGCAAGAAAGATTTTTCTTTCATGCGTAACTTCCTAATTGCAGGCCTGATCATTGTTATCGTAGCGGCAATCATCAACATCTTTGTTGGTTCAACTGTTGCTCAGTTAGCGATCAGCAGCATCTCTGCACTTGTGTTCTCTGGTTTCATCCTATACGACACAAGCCGCATTGTGCGTGGTGAAGAGACAAACTATGTTAGCGCTACTGTCTCTATGTACCTGAACATTCTTAACCTGTTCACTAGCCTACTAAGCATCCTAGGCATTATGAACGACGACTAATCTGTTCATAAACTGTCTTACCAGAGCCCGAAAGTTAACGCTTTCGGGCTTTTTCTTTTCTTGCTTATTGTGATTTCACTGATAGCTGCGCTACCCTATTCAATATCAGTGATTTTAAGGTAGTAAAGATGTTCGAATATAACGGCAAACAGATTGAAACTGATGCTCAAGGTTACCTACTGGACCACAAGCAATGGGACGAAGGGATGATCGCAGTGCTTGCCGAACAAGAAGGCATTGAATTGACCGATGCGCACTTAGAAGTTGTCCATTTTGTGCGTGATTTTTATGAAGAGTTTAATACTTCTCCGGCAGTAAGAATGCTGGTTAAAGCGATGGAAAAAGCACACGGCCCAGAAAAAGGAAACAGTAAGTACCTATTTAAGCTGTTTAAACAGGGGCCAGCAAAACAAGCGACAAAACTCGCGGGATTACCAAAACCGGTGAAGTGTCTTTAGTCTACTCGCTATAGAATTTTAAATCCTTTAAACGGTTTAAACGACATTGGCTCTGAAACGACCGAATCTACGGTTGCTGTTTTAGGGCCTTCTTCCAACCATGCTGCCATCTCTTTGATTTTATCTTCGCTACCACACACAACAACCTCTACCTCACCCGTCATTAGGTTTTTGGCATAGCCGGTTAATCCAAGCTTAAGCCCTTGATGAGAAGTGTGATATCGAAACCCAACCCCTTGCACCATCCCAAATACTGTAAACTTCTCGCATTTTTGCAACATTTCTGATACCTCACTCGACATTGGTGATATATTCCGCCTGTTTAACCAAGAAACTTTATTAAACACTTTTGGATACAAAGCATTATGAAAGAAATACCGTTTCGCTGGATTGATAAATATCTCATACACTTAAAAATTCAAGAAAAGTTCTATCTTCTCTTCTTATTACCATTCATCGCTTTATGTGTCCTCACAGTAGTCTTAGACAACGCAGCTGACGCAATGCTAAACCATCTATACCAAGATGAGCTTCTGCTCATGCGTAATCTCATTGAAGCTGGCAATCTTGGTAAAGAGCAAGTGTCGGAGATGATCAAACATTCAGAGACAATCGCTTTCGGAACAGGCGCAGGATCTGTCCTTGTGAATAATGGTCAATTCAGTCTTATCGCCACACATAACCAAGACTTGTGGACTGCGCTTTCTGCTACCCACATTACAATCATAGCAGTTACATTATTTTTAATAGCTATGGGGGTTTACTACATCATGACCTTTATTGGTGGTGCTATGTTTACCATGAACAAAGCGCTATCGACGTTAGCGGAAGGCGATTTAACCAACAGAATGAACTTTTTTAAAGTGCGTGATGAGTTTAGTGAAATAGCAATTACTATCGACCGCGTTGCTGAACGTGAGCAACAAATGGTTTTATCGATTCAAGAGTCCATCGCTCTGATGCAGCAGATCAGTTCTGACCTAAACCAAACGAATCAGCAAACGGCGTCTACTTCTAACACTCAGCAAGAGCATTTAAGTTCGCTAGCCAGTGCGACAGAAGAAATGGCATCGACCATCCGTGAGGTTGCGAACCTGGCTCATGATTCTAGTACTCAAACGGAAGATGCGAGAGAAGTTGCACAACAAGGCCAGCATAAGGTTGGACATACACTCAGCTCTATCTCACAACTTTCTAGCGAAATTCAATCGGCGTCAGAAGCGGTTGCAGAACTTGACGCGAACGCAGCTCAAATTGATGAAGTGGTCGCAACGATTAATGCTATTTCAGAGCAAACAAATCTATTGGCACTGAATGCCGCTATTGAAGCCGCACGAGCTGGTGAACAAGGCCGAGGGTTTGCTGTCGTAGCCGACGAAGTACGTACACTCGCGGGCAGAACGCAGAAGGCAACGATTGAGATCCAGACTATGATTGAGGCATTACAACGTAACAGCCAATCACTGACTAAGTTGATGGAAACAACCGTAGCTAATGCGAATCAAGGCAGATCTTTAATGTCTGAAGTTAATTCAGAAATCATCTCTCTGGCAGACAAGAATCAAACCATTTCAGACAGTAGCGTGCAAATCGCGACAGCCGCAGAAGAACAAGGAGTGGTTGCGGACAATATCGCGGCAAGTGTCGAAGAAATAAGAGTTCAATCCAACCAAGTTTGTGAAATGATTGATGCAACCAACAGCAACATCACGCAACTGAGGAATCAGAGTAACTCGATGGAACAGTTACTCACAGGGTTAAAAGCCTAATTATCCCGAGCTGAAGTTAACTACAAAGAGCCGCTTTCAAGCGGCTCTTTTATTTGATTTTCAAAACAACATCCCCGACAATACCCACCCTTTCCAAACTATCAATCGAGTAAATCAATGACTCCAGCTATCTATCTTGTAAAAGGCCGTGAAAAGTCTCTTCGCCGTAAACACCCATGGGTATTCTCTCGTGGCATTAATAAAGTTGAAGGAGAGCCGGCTCTTGGTGAAACAGTAGATGTATTTACTCATGATGGAAAATGGCTTGCTAAAGCGGCCTACTCTCCTAACTCTCAAATCCGAGCTCGCGTTTGGTCATTTAATAAAGAAGACATCAACAAAGCGTTTTTTGTAAAACGTATTCAAGATGCACAGTTGCTCCGTGAAGACATCATCGAACGTGATGGCTTAACGGGTTATCGCCTGATTGCAGCAGAGTCAGATGGTCTACCAGGCATTACAATTGATAAATACCAAGACTTTTTGGTATGTCAGCTTTTGAGCGCAGGTGCTGAATTCCATAAACAGACCTTAGTTGAAGCATTATTAGAGGTGTTCCCAGAGTGCAATATCTACGAGCGTTCTGATGTAGCAGTTCGTAAAAAAGAAGGCCTGGAAGAAACCATGGGGGTTCTTCACGGTGAAGAGCCACCTAAATCCGTGGTGATTGAAGAAAACGGCGTAAAAATTAGTGTCGATATTGTCGGTGGACATAAAACAGGTTTTTACCTAGACCAACGTGACAGCCGCCTTCAATCAATGAAATACGTAAAAGACAAAGACGTTCTAAACTGTTTCTCGTACACAGGTGGATTCGGTCTTTACGCATTAAAAGGTGGTGCTAAACGTGTAATTAACGCGGATGTATCTCAGCCAGCCTTGGACACAGCCAAGTTCAACGCCGAATTAAATGAGTTCGATATTTCAAAGAAACGTGCCGTCTTTTTGAACGCGGATGTATTTAAGCTGCTTCGTGAATACCGCGATCAGGGTACAAAATTTGACGTTGTGATCATGGACCCACCGAAGTTTGTCTCAAGCAAAAACAATCTTACTTCAGGTGCAAATGGCTACAAAGATATCAACATGTTAGCGATGCAGATCCTTAAACCGGGCGGTACACTACTGACCTACTCTTGCTCTGGCCTAATGAGTGCAGACCTATTCCAAAAAGTGATTGCCGATGCCGCTGTCGACTCTGGCCGCCAAGTGAAATTCATCGAACGATTCGAACAAGCTGCCGACCACCCAACAGACAGCGCGTACCCTGAGGGTTTCTACCTGAAAGGGTTTGCTTGTAAGGTACTATAAGAAATCCTGCTATTACATTTTTAGCTACCTTCTTAGAGTTAACACAATAAAAAAACCGGGATGTAAAATCCCGGTTTTTTGTTAGCTAGAGTTTAGTCCTTGATAATAAACATACTATCTAGGTTGTTGGTAATATCCGCAGCAGACAAACCTTCTAACTCGATCGTTACATGCTCATTCGCGTTGTTTTGAACTTCAATAGTCACGCTTCCGTCTGTATCCTTAGCGGACTGCTCAATACTGCTCAGAATCGTGCTCACGTCATCGTCAGTAATATCACCAAACAAGTCGCTCAGATCGATCTTATCACCTTCGTCAACATCGAAATCTTTGATGGTATCTGTGCTGCCGTCCAAGTCACCATCTAACCACGTGAAGATATCTGCATCTGCCCCGCCAGTGAGGGTGTCATTTCCGATTCCCCCAATAAGGATGTCATCGCCAATTCCACCATCTAGCGTGTCGCCACCACCTTGGCCAAACAAAATGTCATCACCTAGACCGCCTTGAAGAGTATCACCTTGATCATTAGCGCCTGCTTGAGAGAACTCGTCAATGTGATTCCTTATATAGTTGTGAACCTGTGCGGTTGTTACTTCTGAAGCGCCCAAATTAGAAGCTACGTACTGCTCAAGACCAGTATAACCTTGCTCCGATATACCACTAAAGTGCAGTGCATCACCAAACAATATGTCATCACCAGCACCACCATCTATCGTATCTTTTCCTGGTAGCCGTTGATCAGTATCTCCGAGAATCGCGTCCGCCAGTTTATCCGCATCGACATTAACAGCAACTTTACCATCAGAATCAAACAGAGTAAGTACGTCCTCCTTGATATTATTACCAATACCAATTGCTTCGACTTCCACGCCCTCCGCAACAA is a genomic window of Vibrio japonicus containing:
- a CDS encoding amino acid ABC transporter permease, encoding MKVHQFQPDLPPPSNTVGPVGWLRKNLFNGPVNSVLTVIIAYFAISLIWNVLDWAIINADWIGTTRDACSREGACWVFISVRWEQFMYGFYPQAELWRPRLFYITLAIFTILLAYEKTPKRTWIWLFFVNIYPFIIAGLLYGGIFGLEVVETHKWGGLLVTLIIALVGIVVSLPIGVALSLGRRSDMPIIRSICTIYIEVWRGVPLITVLFMASVMLPLFLSEGSETDKLIRALIGVVMFSSAYMAEVVRGGLQAIPKGQYEAADALGLSYWKKMGLIILPQALKITIPSIVNTFIGLFKDTSLVLIIGMFDVLGIGQAANTDPEWLGFATESYVFVALVFWVFCFGMSRYSIWLENKLNTGHKR
- a CDS encoding amino acid ABC transporter ATP-binding protein; this translates as MTQQQDYMIQIQDMNKWYGQFHVLKNINLNVKKGEKIVICGPSGSGKSTMIRCINRLEEHQKGHIFVSGNELTEDLKNIEAVRREVGMCFQHFNLFPHLTVLENCTLAPIWVKKMPKDKAEEVAMKYLERVKIPDQANKYPGQLSGGQQQRVAIARSLCMNPQVMLFDEPTSALDPEMVREVLDVMVELAEEGMTMLCVTHEMGFAKEVADRVIFMDAGEIIEENNPVDFFENPQSDRTQNFLSQILSH
- a CDS encoding Bax inhibitor-1/YccA family protein, which translates into the protein MNSPMFTRSTSAHNVLEINKTLKNTYFLLSMTLVTSAIAAVATMAMGISSIMALVMQLAAIGILFFALPRSINSSMGIVWTFVFTTLMGGALGPMLNYYASIPSGPSIIAQALGLTGMVFLGLSAYTISSKKDFSFMRNFLIAGLIIVIVAAIINIFVGSTVAQLAISSISALVFSGFILYDTSRIVRGEETNYVSATVSMYLNILNLFTSLLSILGIMNDD
- a CDS encoding TusE/DsrC/DsvC family sulfur relay protein, whose protein sequence is MFEYNGKQIETDAQGYLLDHKQWDEGMIAVLAEQEGIELTDAHLEVVHFVRDFYEEFNTSPAVRMLVKAMEKAHGPEKGNSKYLFKLFKQGPAKQATKLAGLPKPVKCL
- the yccX gene encoding acylphosphatase gives rise to the protein MLQKCEKFTVFGMVQGVGFRYHTSHQGLKLGLTGYAKNLMTGEVEVVVCGSEDKIKEMAAWLEEGPKTATVDSVVSEPMSFKPFKGFKIL
- a CDS encoding methyl-accepting chemotaxis protein, with translation MKEIPFRWIDKYLIHLKIQEKFYLLFLLPFIALCVLTVVLDNAADAMLNHLYQDELLLMRNLIEAGNLGKEQVSEMIKHSETIAFGTGAGSVLVNNGQFSLIATHNQDLWTALSATHITIIAVTLFLIAMGVYYIMTFIGGAMFTMNKALSTLAEGDLTNRMNFFKVRDEFSEIAITIDRVAEREQQMVLSIQESIALMQQISSDLNQTNQQTASTSNTQQEHLSSLASATEEMASTIREVANLAHDSSTQTEDAREVAQQGQHKVGHTLSSISQLSSEIQSASEAVAELDANAAQIDEVVATINAISEQTNLLALNAAIEAARAGEQGRGFAVVADEVRTLAGRTQKATIEIQTMIEALQRNSQSLTKLMETTVANANQGRSLMSEVNSEIISLADKNQTISDSSVQIATAAEEQGVVADNIAASVEEIRVQSNQVCEMIDATNSNITQLRNQSNSMEQLLTGLKA
- a CDS encoding class I SAM-dependent methyltransferase; the encoded protein is MTPAIYLVKGREKSLRRKHPWVFSRGINKVEGEPALGETVDVFTHDGKWLAKAAYSPNSQIRARVWSFNKEDINKAFFVKRIQDAQLLREDIIERDGLTGYRLIAAESDGLPGITIDKYQDFLVCQLLSAGAEFHKQTLVEALLEVFPECNIYERSDVAVRKKEGLEETMGVLHGEEPPKSVVIEENGVKISVDIVGGHKTGFYLDQRDSRLQSMKYVKDKDVLNCFSYTGGFGLYALKGGAKRVINADVSQPALDTAKFNAELNEFDISKKRAVFLNADVFKLLREYRDQGTKFDVVIMDPPKFVSSKNNLTSGANGYKDINMLAMQILKPGGTLLTYSCSGLMSADLFQKVIADAAVDSGRQVKFIERFEQAADHPTDSAYPEGFYLKGFACKVL